Proteins encoded within one genomic window of bacterium:
- the rplE gene encoding 50S ribosomal protein L5, whose amino-acid sequence MRMYEKYKTEVVPSLQKDFGIENVMAVPRIVKVVINMGLGETIQNPKALENAVGDLTKIAGQKPVITKAKKSIATFKLRQGMNIGTMVTLRGRRMYEFLDRFMNLALPRIRDFRGISGKSFDGRGNYSIGIKEQLIFPEIEYDKVDKIRGMDITIVTTAKTDEEARAMLKKLGMPFREN is encoded by the coding sequence ATGCGCATGTACGAGAAGTACAAGACCGAGGTTGTGCCGAGCCTCCAGAAGGATTTCGGCATTGAGAACGTCATGGCGGTCCCCCGGATCGTCAAGGTCGTGATCAACATGGGCCTCGGCGAGACCATTCAGAACCCCAAGGCCCTCGAGAACGCCGTGGGCGATCTCACCAAGATCGCGGGCCAGAAGCCCGTCATCACCAAGGCGAAGAAGTCGATCGCGACGTTCAAGCTCCGTCAGGGCATGAACATCGGCACCATGGTCACCCTGCGTGGCCGCCGGATGTACGAGTTCCTCGATCGCTTCATGAACCTGGCCCTGCCCCGCATCCGCGACTTCCGCGGCATCTCGGGCAAGAGCTTCGATGGCCGCGGCAACTACTCGATCGGTATCAAGGAGCAGCTGATCTTCCCTGAGATCGAGTACGATAAGGTCGATAAGATCCGCGGGATGGACATCACCATCGTCACCACCGCGAAGACCGACGAAGAGGCGCGCGCCATGCTCAAGAAGCTCGGCATGCCCTTCCGCGAGAACTAA
- the rpsN gene encoding 30S ribosomal protein S14: MAKTSKLQKHARQQELIAKFAAKRAELKAIMKKAESQESVAEARAKLEKLPIDSNPVRFHNRCQFTGRPHGYYRKFGLCRNQLRQMAHEGKLPGVVKSSW, encoded by the coding sequence ATGGCCAAGACGTCCAAGTTGCAGAAGCACGCGCGCCAGCAGGAGCTGATCGCGAAGTTCGCCGCCAAGCGCGCCGAGCTCAAGGCGATCATGAAGAAGGCGGAGTCCCAGGAGTCCGTCGCCGAGGCCCGCGCCAAGCTCGAGAAGCTCCCGATCGATTCCAACCCGGTGCGGTTCCACAACCGTTGCCAGTTCACCGGGCGTCCCCACGGCTACTACCGGAAGTTCGGCCTGTGCCGCAACCAGCTCCGGCAGATGGCCCACGAGGGGAAGCTGCCCGGGGTCGTCAAGTCCAGCTGGTAA
- the rpsH gene encoding 30S ribosomal protein S8 translates to MPVTDPVADMLTRIRNANTAYLPTTDIPSSKLKLEIARVLKEEGFIHGFEAVTDANDHPRIRVSLKYAAGKQRVITGIKRISKPGLRVYAGKSELPRVLGGLGIAIVSTPKGVMTDKQARRDNVGGEVLAYVW, encoded by the coding sequence ATGCCAGTCACCGATCCCGTTGCGGACATGCTCACCCGCATCCGTAACGCCAACACCGCCTACCTGCCCACCACGGACATCCCGAGCTCCAAGCTCAAGCTTGAGATCGCGCGCGTCCTCAAGGAGGAAGGCTTCATTCACGGCTTCGAGGCCGTGACCGACGCCAACGATCACCCCCGCATCCGCGTCTCGCTGAAGTACGCCGCTGGCAAGCAGCGCGTCATCACGGGCATCAAGCGGATTTCCAAGCCCGGTCTGCGCGTGTATGCCGGCAAGAGCGAGCTCCCCCGCGTCCTGGGCGGCCTGGGCATTGCGATCGTCTCGACCCCCAAGGGCGTCATGACCGATAAGCAGGCCCGTCGCGACAACGTCGGCGGCGAAGTCCTCGCCTACGTTTGGTAA
- the rpsS gene encoding 30S ribosomal protein S19 yields MSRSIKKGPFVQTALLEKVEGQNERNEKRVIKTWSRSSTILPNMIGHTIAVYNGRKHVPIYITENMIGHKLGEFAPTRLYKGHSGSEKSR; encoded by the coding sequence ATGTCTAGGTCCATCAAGAAGGGGCCCTTCGTCCAGACGGCCCTGCTCGAGAAGGTCGAAGGCCAGAACGAGCGCAACGAGAAGCGCGTGATCAAGACCTGGTCCCGCTCCTCGACGATCCTGCCCAACATGATCGGTCACACGATCGCCGTCTACAACGGTCGTAAGCACGTGCCCATCTACATCACCGAGAACATGATCGGGCACAAGCTGGGCGAGTTCGCCCCTACGCGCCTCTACAAGGGCCACAGCGGCTCGGAGAAGTCCCGCTAA
- the rplB gene encoding 50S ribosomal protein L2, with amino-acid sequence MPIKKFRPMTAGTRGMSVSGFDEITTDRPEKSLVRYLTRKAGRNNQGKITTRFRGGGHKKAYRVIDFKRNKDGIPARVATIEYDPNRNARIALVVYADGEKRYILAPLGLTVGQTIMSGPEADIRTANALPLRNIPLGTTVHNVELKAGKGGQMIRSAGAGAQIVAKEGDYCTLKLPSGEVRKVHIECKATIGQVGNLEHKNLSIGKAGRSRWLGFKPHNRGVVMNANDHPHGGGEGKSPIGGKPQTPWGKPAMGYKTRRGKRPSDKLIVKSRKS; translated from the coding sequence ATCGTCCCGAGAAGAGCCTGGTGCGCTACCTGACCCGCAAGGCGGGCCGCAACAACCAGGGTAAGATCACCACCCGCTTCCGCGGCGGCGGCCACAAGAAGGCCTACCGCGTGATCGACTTCAAGCGCAACAAGGACGGCATCCCCGCCCGCGTCGCCACCATCGAGTACGATCCCAACCGCAACGCCCGCATCGCGCTGGTCGTGTACGCGGACGGCGAGAAGCGCTACATCCTGGCGCCCCTCGGCCTGACCGTCGGTCAGACCATCATGTCGGGCCCCGAGGCGGACATCCGCACCGCCAACGCTCTGCCCCTGCGCAACATCCCCCTGGGTACCACCGTTCACAACGTGGAGCTCAAGGCGGGCAAGGGCGGCCAGATGATCCGCTCGGCCGGCGCCGGCGCCCAGATCGTGGCCAAGGAAGGCGACTACTGCACCCTGAAGCTGCCCTCGGGCGAGGTCCGCAAGGTCCACATCGAGTGCAAGGCTACCATCGGTCAGGTCGGCAACCTCGAGCACAAGAACCTCTCGATCGGTAAGGCCGGTCGCAGCCGCTGGCTCGGCTTCAAGCCCCACAACCGCGGCGTCGTGATGAACGCGAACGACCACCCGCACGGCGGCGGTGAGGGCAAGAGCCCCATCGGCGGTAAGCCGCAGACGCCTTGGGGCAAGCCTGCGATGGGCTACAAGACCCGCCGCGGCAAGCGTCCTAGCGACAAGTTGATCGTTAAGTCGCGCAAGTCTTAA
- the rplR gene encoding 50S ribosomal protein L18 has protein sequence MIKKKVRKHEIARRHVRLRERISGTAERPRLAVFRSQQHIYAQVIDDVAGTTLVSASTLDAEVKSQIANGRTVEAATAVGKAVAQRAKAKGIESVVYDRGGFLYHGRIAALAEGAREGGLSF, from the coding sequence GTGATCAAGAAGAAAGTACGCAAGCACGAAATCGCCCGGCGCCACGTCCGCCTGCGCGAGCGCATCAGCGGCACCGCCGAGCGCCCTCGCCTCGCGGTCTTCCGCAGCCAGCAGCACATCTACGCCCAGGTGATCGATGACGTCGCTGGCACCACCCTGGTGTCGGCTTCGACCCTCGACGCCGAGGTGAAGAGCCAGATCGCCAACGGCCGTACGGTCGAGGCGGCCACCGCCGTCGGCAAGGCCGTCGCCCAGCGCGCCAAGGCCAAGGGGATCGAGTCGGTCGTCTACGACCGTGGTGGGTTCCTGTATCACGGTCGCATCGCGGCGCTGGCTGAAGGCGCCCGCGAAGGCGGACTCTCGTTCTAA
- the rpsE gene encoding 30S ribosomal protein S5: MDNKETRGGRGPGQGRGTRPPREREREESEWQEKVVQIRRVTKVVKGGKKMSFRATVVVGNGKGQVGVGVGKAAEVIVAIQKAVADAKKSLLTVTMVETSIPHAITGIAGSSSVLIKPASKGTGVIAGGSVRTVLELAGIKDILSKSLGGNSPLNNARATLNALSRLHKAEDVAALRGLTVEQLLGR; encoded by the coding sequence GTGGATAATAAGGAAACGCGCGGCGGCCGGGGTCCCGGCCAGGGCCGCGGCACCCGCCCCCCTCGGGAGCGTGAGCGCGAAGAGTCCGAATGGCAGGAGAAGGTCGTCCAGATCCGCCGCGTGACCAAGGTCGTCAAGGGCGGTAAGAAGATGTCCTTCCGCGCGACCGTCGTGGTCGGCAACGGCAAGGGCCAGGTCGGCGTCGGCGTCGGCAAGGCCGCCGAAGTCATCGTGGCGATCCAGAAGGCCGTGGCGGATGCCAAGAAGAGCCTGCTGACCGTCACCATGGTCGAGACCAGCATCCCCCACGCGATCACCGGCATCGCGGGCAGCAGCTCCGTGCTGATCAAGCCCGCCTCGAAGGGTACCGGCGTTATCGCGGGCGGTTCGGTCCGCACCGTGCTCGAGCTCGCCGGCATCAAGGACATCCTGTCCAAGTCGCTCGGCGGCAACAGCCCCCTGAACAACGCCCGTGCCACCCTCAACGCTCTCTCGCGCCTGCACAAGGCCGAGGATGTGGCGGCGCTCCGCGGTCTGACCGTCGAGCAGCTGCTCGGCCGCTAG
- the secY gene encoding preprotein translocase subunit SecY — protein MINMAQAQQALRNLWSAPGLKERLLFTLAMIALLRFGVHIPIAGVDHAALAGKFGAGNLLGGFLDLFSGGALAKFSILALGITPYINASIIMQLMASVLPKLEELQKEGGEQGRKQIAQYTRYLTLVLATVQAYGITSWLWKSGLVAGHPAMGPFPWTFFIPTMLVLITGTVFVMWLGELITERGIGNGASLLIMAGILSRIPSYWETTQQGLTSGAFAWWQVTLLMLSFLAILVAIVIVQEGARKIPVQAAKKQVGGRVYQQRSSYIPFKVNQGGVMPIIFASSLLLFPVTISQLLGGQAQAATAKVNWAFNTGAAWQWDNIRNVLQQGLNHALAALSPSGWLYAVLYFALIFFFSFFYVSLVLNPADLAKNLQKFGNFIPGVRPGKPTADYLEGVLNRITFIGALFLGIVAIVPNFIENATGVTTFQGLGATALLIMVGVAIDLHNQLQTQLLARQYEGFMK, from the coding sequence ATGATCAATATGGCGCAGGCTCAGCAGGCGCTGCGTAACCTCTGGTCGGCTCCCGGCCTGAAGGAGCGTCTGCTGTTCACCCTCGCCATGATCGCCTTGCTACGCTTCGGCGTACACATCCCCATTGCCGGCGTGGACCATGCGGCCCTCGCCGGCAAATTTGGTGCCGGGAACTTGCTCGGGGGCTTCCTCGACCTGTTCTCGGGCGGGGCGCTGGCGAAGTTCTCGATCCTGGCGCTGGGCATCACCCCCTACATCAACGCCTCCATCATCATGCAGCTCATGGCCTCGGTCCTTCCGAAGCTCGAGGAGCTCCAGAAGGAAGGCGGCGAGCAGGGGCGCAAGCAGATCGCCCAGTATACCCGCTACCTCACCCTGGTCCTTGCGACCGTCCAAGCCTACGGCATCACCAGCTGGCTTTGGAAATCGGGGCTGGTCGCGGGCCATCCGGCCATGGGGCCCTTCCCCTGGACCTTCTTCATCCCGACGATGCTCGTCCTGATCACCGGGACGGTCTTCGTCATGTGGCTCGGCGAGCTGATCACTGAGCGCGGCATCGGTAACGGCGCCTCGCTGCTGATCATGGCGGGTATCCTCTCGCGCATCCCGAGCTACTGGGAGACCACCCAGCAGGGTCTCACGAGCGGCGCCTTCGCCTGGTGGCAGGTGACCCTCCTGATGCTGTCGTTCCTGGCCATCCTGGTCGCGATCGTCATCGTCCAGGAAGGGGCGCGCAAGATTCCGGTCCAGGCCGCCAAGAAGCAGGTCGGAGGCCGCGTCTACCAGCAGCGCTCCAGCTACATCCCCTTCAAGGTGAACCAGGGCGGCGTTATGCCGATCATCTTCGCCTCGAGCTTGCTGCTCTTCCCCGTCACGATCTCCCAGCTCTTGGGTGGCCAGGCGCAAGCCGCGACCGCCAAGGTCAACTGGGCCTTCAACACCGGGGCTGCCTGGCAGTGGGATAATATCCGGAACGTCCTGCAGCAGGGCCTCAACCACGCCCTGGCGGCGCTCTCGCCGTCCGGCTGGCTCTACGCCGTGCTGTACTTCGCGCTGATTTTCTTCTTCAGCTTCTTCTACGTGAGCCTGGTGCTGAACCCGGCGGATCTGGCGAAGAACCTCCAGAAGTTCGGCAACTTCATCCCCGGCGTTCGTCCCGGCAAGCCGACGGCGGACTACCTCGAAGGGGTCCTCAACCGGATCACCTTCATCGGCGCGCTCTTCCTCGGGATCGTGGCCATCGTGCCCAACTTCATCGAGAACGCGACCGGGGTGACGACGTTCCAGGGCCTGGGCGCCACGGCGCTGTTGATCATGGTCGGTGTCGCCATCGACCTGCACAACCAGCTCCAGACGCAGCTCTTGGCTCGACAGTACGAAGGTTTCATGAAATAA
- the rplO gene encoding 50S ribosomal protein L15 yields the protein MNLSDLRPADGATKRKKRVGRGHGSGHGKTSTRGANGQGQRSGESIKIGFEGGQKPLFRRIPKKHHFSQPLRYMAKFAIVNVGDLAKFEAGSTVDAQALVAKGLIREELDGVRVLGDGTLSVKLTVKATYFTPGAKEKIEAAGGTAEVLG from the coding sequence ATGAACCTGTCGGATCTCAGGCCGGCTGATGGTGCCACCAAGCGCAAGAAGCGCGTTGGTCGCGGCCACGGCTCGGGCCACGGTAAGACCTCGACCCGCGGCGCCAACGGCCAGGGCCAGCGCTCGGGCGAGAGCATCAAGATCGGCTTCGAAGGCGGCCAGAAGCCCCTTTTCCGCCGCATCCCCAAGAAGCACCACTTCTCGCAGCCCCTCCGCTACATGGCGAAGTTCGCCATCGTGAACGTCGGCGACCTCGCCAAGTTCGAGGCGGGCAGCACGGTTGACGCCCAGGCCCTGGTGGCCAAGGGCCTCATCCGCGAGGAGCTCGACGGCGTGCGCGTCCTCGGCGACGGCACCCTCTCGGTGAAGCTCACGGTCAAGGCGACCTACTTCACCCCCGGTGCCAAGGAGAAGATCGAGGCCGCCGGCGGTACCGCCGAGGTGCTCGGCTAA
- the rpsC gene encoding 30S ribosomal protein S3, whose product MGQKIHPIGLRLNITRPWSSRWFATKDYSKNLLEDRKIRLFVKKKLFNAGISSIDIERKSNQLEVNISAAKPGIIVGRGGQGIDQLRRDVSGMTGKKVQINIQEISKIDADAQLVAENVAAQLEKRIAFRRAMKQAMMRAMKSGAKGIKIMVAGRLGGAEIARTEWARDGRIPLHTLRADIDYGFTEATTVYGIIGVKVWIYRGEVLPTRPSLTNKEDSAHAHA is encoded by the coding sequence ATGGGACAGAAGATTCACCCCATCGGGCTTCGGCTCAACATCACGCGTCCCTGGTCGAGCCGCTGGTTCGCCACCAAGGACTACTCGAAGAACCTGCTCGAGGACCGCAAGATCCGCCTCTTCGTCAAGAAGAAGCTCTTCAACGCCGGCATCTCCAGCATCGACATCGAGCGCAAGAGCAACCAGCTCGAAGTCAACATCAGCGCTGCCAAGCCCGGCATCATCGTCGGCCGCGGCGGCCAGGGCATCGACCAGCTGCGTCGTGACGTCTCCGGCATGACCGGCAAGAAGGTCCAGATCAACATCCAGGAGATCTCGAAGATCGACGCCGACGCTCAGCTCGTCGCCGAGAACGTCGCCGCTCAGCTCGAGAAGCGCATCGCTTTCCGCCGCGCCATGAAGCAGGCGATGATGCGCGCCATGAAGTCGGGCGCCAAGGGCATCAAGATCATGGTCGCCGGCCGTCTCGGCGGCGCCGAGATCGCCCGTACCGAGTGGGCCCGCGACGGTCGCATCCCCCTGCACACCCTGCGCGCCGACATCGACTATGGCTTCACCGAAGCCACGACCGTCTACGGCATCATCGGTGTCAAGGTTTGGATCTACCGCGGCGAGGTGCTCCCCACCCGTCCCAGCCTGACGAACAAGGAGGACTCCGCTCATGCTCATGCCTAA
- the rplP gene encoding 50S ribosomal protein L16: MLMPKRTKFRRQHRGRMTGHETRGVEVQFGEFGLQALEPAWINSRQIEAARRAMTRSIKRGGKVWIRIFPDKPVTAKPAETRMGSGKGAPEYWVAVVKPGRVMFEINGVSEEVAREAMRLAAHKLPIKTKFITKAEAAEGGTARVEAEV, encoded by the coding sequence ATGCTCATGCCTAAGCGCACCAAGTTCCGCCGCCAGCATCGCGGTCGCATGACCGGTCATGAAACGCGTGGCGTCGAGGTTCAGTTCGGCGAGTTCGGCCTTCAGGCCCTCGAGCCCGCCTGGATCAACTCCCGCCAGATCGAGGCCGCGCGTCGCGCCATGACCCGCTCGATCAAGCGCGGCGGTAAGGTCTGGATCCGGATTTTCCCGGACAAGCCCGTCACCGCCAAGCCCGCCGAGACCCGCATGGGTTCGGGTAAGGGTGCGCCCGAGTACTGGGTGGCCGTCGTCAAGCCCGGCCGCGTCATGTTCGAGATCAACGGCGTGAGCGAGGAAGTTGCGCGCGAGGCCATGCGCCTTGCGGCCCACAAGCTCCCCATCAAGACCAAGTTCATCACCAAGGCCGAGGCGGCCGAAGGAGGCACTGCCCGTGTCGAAGCAGAAGTTTAG
- the rplV gene encoding 50S ribosomal protein L22, with translation METKAIAKYVHMSPRKARRVLDLIRGKNCVEAMTILRFTNLRAAQVVSKVLASAMANAEHNHQVDPRTLVVTKTWADGGPTMKRFQPHAQGRAFPIMKRSSHIHVVVGTK, from the coding sequence ATGGAAACCAAAGCCATTGCAAAATACGTGCACATGTCGCCCCGTAAGGCGCGACGCGTGCTCGATCTGATCCGCGGCAAGAACTGCGTCGAAGCGATGACCATCCTCCGCTTCACCAACCTGCGCGCCGCCCAGGTGGTCTCCAAGGTGCTCGCCTCGGCCATGGCCAACGCGGAGCACAACCACCAGGTCGACCCCCGCACCCTGGTCGTCACCAAGACCTGGGCGGACGGTGGTCCGACCATGAAGCGCTTCCAGCCGCACGCCCAGGGCCGCGCCTTCCCCATCATGAAGCGCAGCAGCCACATCCACGTGGTCGTGGGCACGAAGTAG
- the rpsQ gene encoding 30S ribosomal protein S17 has translation MPRREITGKVVSDKMDKTIVVAVESRHPHPRYGKIIKSTNKFKAHDEANTAHTGDTVRIVESRPLSKDKRWSLVEVVDRAK, from the coding sequence ATGCCCCGTAGAGAGATCACCGGGAAGGTCGTTTCCGACAAGATGGACAAGACGATCGTCGTCGCCGTCGAGTCGCGTCACCCGCACCCCCGTTACGGCAAGATCATCAAGTCGACCAACAAGTTCAAGGCCCACGACGAGGCGAACACCGCCCACACCGGCGACACCGTCCGGATCGTCGAGAGCCGTCCTCTGTCGAAGGACAAGCGTTGGTCGCTGGTCGAAGTCGTCGACCGCGCGAAGTAG
- the rpmD gene encoding 50S ribosomal protein L30, whose product MADNKIKVQLVKSPIGYDKRQKAVVKALGLGKMNSTVEHFDSPMIRGMIFKVTHLVKVTEV is encoded by the coding sequence ATGGCTGACAACAAGATCAAGGTCCAGCTCGTCAAGAGCCCCATCGGTTACGACAAGCGCCAGAAGGCGGTCGTCAAGGCCCTGGGTCTGGGCAAGATGAACAGCACGGTCGAGCACTTCGATAGCCCGATGATCCGGGGCATGATCTTCAAGGTCACGCACCTGGTCAAGGTTACCGAGGTCTAG
- the rplX gene encoding 50S ribosomal protein L24: MNRIKKGDTVMVIAGKDKGKKGEVTLVTPKDNTAIVAGVNVITRHTRPSMANPQGGRVQKEAPIDMSKLMPVDPTSGKPTRVGVTTLADGKRVRVAKTSGEQLDK, encoded by the coding sequence ATGAACCGGATCAAGAAGGGCGATACCGTCATGGTTATCGCCGGCAAGGATAAGGGGAAGAAGGGCGAGGTCACGCTCGTCACCCCCAAGGACAACACGGCGATCGTGGCGGGCGTCAACGTGATCACCCGCCACACCCGGCCCTCGATGGCCAACCCCCAGGGGGGCCGCGTCCAGAAGGAAGCGCCGATCGACATGAGCAAGCTCATGCCCGTCGACCCCACCTCTGGCAAGCCGACCCGCGTCGGGGTCACCACGCTCGCCGACGGCAAGCGCGTCCGGGTCGCCAAGACCTCGGGCGAGCAGCTCGATAAGTAA
- the rplF gene encoding 50S ribosomal protein L6, with translation MSRIGKRPVSIPGNVKVSVDGRKVSVEGPKGKLSYDLLPEVSVSVEDGALNVTRVNDSQDARARHGLSRTLVANMVEGVSNGFTKSLEMVGVGYRATLEGRVLNLAIGYSHPVKIDPPAGIEIAVEGANKIHVKGADKQLVGDIAAEIRAVRPPEPYKGKGIKYAGEVVRRKAGKSGGKKK, from the coding sequence ATGTCGCGTATCGGTAAGCGTCCGGTTTCGATTCCGGGCAACGTCAAGGTTTCGGTCGACGGTCGCAAGGTGTCGGTCGAGGGCCCCAAGGGCAAGCTCAGCTACGATCTGCTCCCCGAGGTCTCGGTCTCGGTCGAGGACGGCGCGCTGAACGTCACCCGCGTGAATGACTCGCAGGATGCCCGGGCCCGTCACGGCCTCTCGCGCACCCTGGTGGCCAACATGGTCGAAGGCGTCAGCAACGGCTTCACCAAGAGCCTCGAGATGGTCGGCGTCGGTTACCGCGCCACCCTCGAAGGCCGCGTGCTCAACCTCGCGATCGGCTACTCGCACCCCGTGAAGATCGACCCCCCCGCCGGCATCGAGATCGCCGTCGAGGGCGCCAACAAGATCCACGTCAAGGGCGCGGACAAGCAGCTGGTTGGCGATATCGCCGCCGAGATCCGCGCGGTGCGTCCGCCTGAACCCTACAAGGGCAAGGGCATCAAGTACGCCGGCGAGGTCGTCCGTCGCAAGGCCGGTAAGTCCGGCGGCAAGAAGAAGTAG
- a CDS encoding adenylate kinase — MRIVFLGAPGAGKGTQARLIAEKHHIPQISTGDILRAAVREGTPLGVEAKGYMDRGELVPDALMVDLIRDRIGCDDCLKGYILDGFPRTLEQARALDAMLAEVGSPLQVAIDFSVPTEELVRRLSGRRVCRACGASFHLVSAPPSKEGVCDHCGGELYQRPDDNVETVSKRLDVYHAQTAPITAYYREKGLLYPVDGMRGIDEIQADLEQVLLSRK, encoded by the coding sequence ATGCGGATCGTCTTTCTAGGGGCTCCAGGGGCCGGCAAGGGTACCCAGGCGCGCCTGATCGCCGAAAAGCACCACATCCCCCAGATCTCGACCGGGGACATCCTCCGCGCCGCCGTGCGCGAGGGGACCCCCCTCGGGGTCGAGGCCAAGGGCTACATGGACCGCGGCGAGCTGGTCCCGGACGCGCTCATGGTCGATCTGATCCGCGATCGGATCGGCTGCGACGATTGCCTGAAGGGCTACATCCTCGACGGGTTCCCCCGAACCCTCGAGCAGGCCCGTGCCCTCGACGCCATGCTCGCCGAAGTGGGCAGCCCGCTCCAGGTGGCGATCGACTTCTCGGTGCCCACCGAGGAGCTGGTCCGTCGCCTCAGCGGTCGACGGGTGTGCCGCGCCTGCGGCGCGTCCTTCCACCTGGTCAGTGCGCCTCCTTCCAAGGAGGGGGTCTGCGACCACTGCGGTGGGGAGCTCTACCAGCGGCCTGACGACAACGTCGAGACCGTCTCGAAGCGCCTGGACGTCTACCACGCCCAGACCGCTCCGATCACGGCCTACTACCGCGAGAAGGGCTTGCTCTATCCGGTGGACGGGATGCGTGGCATCGACGAAATCCAAGCGGATCTGGAGCAGGTGCTCCTCAGCCGCAAGTAA
- the rplN gene encoding 50S ribosomal protein L14 — translation MIQVQTRLAVADNTGAREVMCIRVLGGNRRYAHVGDIIVAVVKDATPNMPVKKSDVVKAVIVRTKHSVVRADGSRIKFDENAVVIINKDNNPRGTRVFGPIARELRDKNFMKIISLAPEVL, via the coding sequence ATGATTCAAGTCCAAACCCGCCTGGCTGTCGCCGACAACACCGGCGCCCGCGAAGTCATGTGCATCCGCGTCCTGGGCGGCAACCGCCGCTACGCCCACGTCGGCGACATCATCGTCGCCGTCGTCAAGGACGCCACCCCGAACATGCCGGTCAAGAAGAGCGACGTCGTCAAGGCCGTCATCGTCCGGACCAAGCATTCGGTCGTCCGCGCGGACGGCAGCCGCATCAAGTTCGACGAGAACGCGGTCGTCATCATCAACAAGGACAACAACCCTCGCGGGACCCGCGTGTTCGGGCCCATCGCTCGTGAGCTTCGTGACAAGAACTTCATGAAGATCATCTCGCTGGCGCCCGAGGTCCTGTAG
- the rpmC gene encoding 50S ribosomal protein L29 has protein sequence MSKQKFSELAALSPAELQAQLKAAKEELFNLRFQLAIRQLENTAKIGETKTKIAQLQTALRTQELAAGGTK, from the coding sequence GTGTCGAAGCAGAAGTTTAGTGAGCTCGCGGCCCTGAGCCCGGCCGAACTCCAGGCCCAGCTCAAGGCGGCGAAGGAAGAGCTGTTCAACCTGCGCTTCCAGCTGGCCATCCGTCAGCTCGAGAACACCGCCAAGATCGGCGAGACCAAGACCAAGATTGCCCAGCTGCAGACCGCTTTGCGCACGCAGGAACTGGCCGCCGGAGGTACCAAGTAA
- the map gene encoding type I methionyl aminopeptidase has product MITIKNDREIDSIKAAGKVVGKLLAYMRSLVVPGISTRELDALGEKFILDQGAIPAFKGLYGCPCSILTSVNEEVVHGLPNRRKLASGDIISMDMGAIVEGYYGDAAITVPVGEVTDPAVLNLLAITEQAMYRGIEQIQVGKRIGDIGHAVQTLVEANGLSIVRDYVGHGIGRQLHEPPQVPNYGTPATGPVIKPGMAFAIEPMVNIGGPGVKVLGNKWTVVTKDKSWSAHFEHSVLATPEGPYILTREEGR; this is encoded by the coding sequence ATGATCACCATCAAGAACGACCGGGAGATCGATAGCATCAAGGCGGCAGGCAAAGTTGTCGGCAAGCTCTTGGCTTACATGCGCTCGTTGGTCGTTCCCGGCATTTCGACGCGCGAGCTGGACGCCCTGGGCGAGAAGTTCATTCTCGATCAGGGCGCGATCCCCGCGTTCAAGGGCCTTTACGGCTGCCCGTGCTCGATCCTCACCTCGGTCAACGAGGAGGTCGTCCACGGGCTGCCGAATCGTCGCAAGCTTGCTAGCGGCGACATCATCTCGATGGACATGGGTGCCATCGTGGAGGGGTATTACGGCGACGCGGCGATCACGGTGCCGGTCGGGGAGGTTACCGACCCGGCGGTATTGAACTTGCTCGCGATCACCGAGCAGGCTATGTACCGCGGCATCGAGCAGATCCAGGTCGGCAAGCGCATCGGCGACATCGGCCACGCGGTGCAGACCCTGGTCGAGGCGAACGGCCTTTCGATCGTCCGCGACTACGTGGGTCACGGGATTGGGCGCCAGCTCCACGAGCCGCCCCAGGTCCCCAACTACGGAACGCCTGCCACCGGTCCGGTCATCAAGCCCGGCATGGCCTTCGCCATCGAGCCGATGGTCAACATCGGCGGCCCGGGCGTCAAGGTCCTCGGCAACAAGTGGACCGTGGTGACCAAGGACAAGTCGTGGTCGGCCCATTTCGAACACTCGGTGCTCGCCACCCCCGAAGGGCCCTATATCCTGACCCGAGAGGAGGGCCGCTAG